The following coding sequences lie in one Biomphalaria glabrata chromosome 18, xgBioGlab47.1, whole genome shotgun sequence genomic window:
- the LOC129924075 gene encoding transmembrane emp24 domain-containing protein 7-like, with amino-acid sequence MNPSTVILILFILFIDSSMSGELTFELPDNEKMCFYENVEQGEQATLEFQVITGGNYDVDMELTAPNGQVLYKDIKKQYDSFTWTAQHKGIHTFCFSNEFSTFTHKIVYFDLEVGDEKPAVEEMGDHQTAMTLMETSSVNIFESLKSVLDYQTHHRLREAQGRAFAEDLNERVLYWSIGESLVIILIGIGQILVLRSFFTNTHKTSASTVRVS; translated from the exons atgaatcCATCAACtgtgattttaattttatttattttattcattgacTCTTCCATGTCGGGGGAACTTACTTTCGAGCTTCCTGATAatgaaaaaatgtgtttttatgaaAATGTTGAACAAGGGGAACAAGCTACACTTGAGTTTCAG GTCATTACAGGGGGTAACTATGATGTTGATATGGAACTTACAGCTCCCAATGGCCAG GTTTTGTATAAAGACATTAAGAAACAGTATGACAGTTTTACATGGACAGCGCAGCACAAGGGCATCCATACTTTCTGCTTCTCCAACGAGTTCTCCACCTTCACCCACAAAATTGTTTACTTTGACCTGGAGGTGGGAGATGAGAAACCTGCGGTAGAGGAGATGGGAGACCACCAGACTGCCATGACTTTG ATGGAAACGTCTTCTGTCAATATTTTTGAAAGTCTCAAATCGGTTTTGGATTACCAAACACACCACAGACTCAGGGAAGCTCAGGGTCGTGCCTTTGCTGAGGATTTGAACGAGAGAGTCCTGTACTGGTCTATTGGAGAGTCCCTGGTTATCATTCTTATTGGCATTGGCCAGATTCTGGTGCTCCGCAGTTTCTTCACCAACACACACAAGACCTCAGCTTCAAC TGTCAGAGTTTCTTAA